TTTAGTACCTCTTTAACTATGTCCACCATTTTGGCCAGTTGCGATGAAATGCTCTTGATCTTGAACTCCTCCCCGATCCTGGCGAGGGTGGCAACGAATTTGTTGTACCCTGAAATATGAGCTACATAGCTCTCCTCGAATTCGCCGGTCAGCGCCTGGAACACCCTCTCCAGGTCCTTGACCTCCGACGGCAGGAACAGCAGCGAGATCTGTTTCATCTCGAAATCCAGGTTCAGGGCGTCTCCTGAGAAGGTCGGGTAATCAACGTTAAAATCGCGGTCGTCATAGCCTGTGGCGATTTTGCCGTTGACGTCCAGGATGCTCTCGTAGATCTCCCTGGCAATCTGCGCGTCGTCATAGCCGTGGAGACGGTTATGCGCGAGCTGTTTGCTCTTTACTTCGTCCTCGGAGAGGGTGCCTTCGTAGACCAGGCAGTAAACGAATTCATTGCCGGCGTTCCTGGCGGCGCGGATGCGATGGTGCCCGCTGATGATTTCAAACAGGGTCCGGTCGCCCTTCTTGATAAGATGCCCGAAAGGCAGCGATTCCAGGCGACGGTCCTGCTTAATGTTCTCAATCAGCCTCAGGAAAAACCTTGGCTCCATGACGTTGGCGTTTTTGTCCCGCTCGATGATCTCGTCCAACGGCACCTTGTAGATGCTGGTTTTGTCATAACCGGTAAGTTCAGCTATCCTCTCCATACTGTCCTCTCTTTTTCTTCATGACCTGCAGCCATTCAAGATAGGCTGCTTTCAGGCCGTCCTTTTTCAGCTGGGCCTCATAGGTCAGCTTCCAGGTGGGGATGTCGTTTATTTTCTCTTTTGCCACCAGGTCCAAGACGCCTACGCTGGTTTTGAGCTTCGGAAAGCGGGTAAGGCAGACGGTTTTTATTTTCTTGGGGCGCAGCAGACAGGCGTTCTTGTATCCCCTGGTGACCAATTTTGCAAACTCTTGGCGCGTGATGCAGCGCATAATCAGGTTATTGAAATGATACCGGCTATTGTGCACGCTCATAGCATAGACCTCGAAGATATAGTCGGCCCGATCCTTCACCAGGTGCGACAGGTTCAGGCCGCAGATGCCTATCAGCCGGTTGTTCAGGTAAAAGGCCACCGTCTTTTCAGCGGCCGTGCC
This window of the bacterium genome carries:
- a CDS encoding ParB N-terminal domain-containing protein, which codes for MERIAELTGYDKTSIYKVPLDEIIERDKNANVMEPRFFLRLIENIKQDRRLESLPFGHLIKKGDRTLFEIISGHHRIRAARNAGNEFVYCLVYEGTLSEDEVKSKQLAHNRLHGYDDAQIAREIYESILDVNGKIATGYDDRDFNVDYPTFSGDALNLDFEMKQISLLFLPSEVKDLERVFQALTGEFEESYVAHISGYNKFVATLARIGEEFKIKSISSQLAKMVDIVKEVLNEQGKQISENVEDRDRRKGKVHQTAG